A genomic stretch from Juglans microcarpa x Juglans regia isolate MS1-56 chromosome 3S, Jm3101_v1.0, whole genome shotgun sequence includes:
- the LOC121258613 gene encoding LEC14B protein-like, with translation MHVTTGEAAVNKMGYAMSRLDIEADLCDGGNTIHEDTNRSTPSISPDQRHLVYASMSPIVHIVNVGSPETESLENITEIHEGLDFSADDDGGYSFGIFSVKF, from the exons ATGCATGTTACAACCGGCGAGGCTGCAGTTAATAAAATGGGTTATGCAATGAGTAGACTAGATATAGAAGCAGACCTCTGCGATGGGGGGAATACCATCCATGAAGACACTAACAGATCAACACCATCAATTTCGCCAGATCAACGCCATCTT GTTTATGCTAGTATGTCACCTATTGTCCATATTGTTAATGTTGGGTCCCCTGAAACAGAGTCTCTAGAAAATATTACG GAGATCCATGAAGGTTTGGATTTTTCTGCTGATGATGATGGAGGATACTCTTTTGGAATCTTCTCTGTCAAATTTTGA
- the LOC121258726 gene encoding protein FAR1-RELATED SEQUENCE 5-like codes for MNVTKPCSTGKTDCKAMINALKVEEKIQLTTVHNTHNHRLSLQKSCFFRCNREVSETVKRVLDTNDLADIRMNKSFRSLVVGVGRFENLPFLEKNCHNYIDKARHLRVGAGGAGVLRDYFCRMQYKNPGFFSLMDLDDDGRLKNVFWADPRSRAAYQHFGDVVTFNTSYLTNRYGMPFAPFVGVSHHGQSILLGAGLISSEDTKTFIWSFQTWLQCMDVSEKLGSHHAYKSGLKTQLMKCVYDTQTIEEFEKSWEELISTYNLQENVWLQSLYVERTHWVPVFLKEYFWAGMSTTQRRESMNTFFDGYVHAKTNLKEFVDQFDNALRKKIENEIREVQQQVMGVLDMDPSLLRRDGVKKTYLVEDEISVEEFTKHVTYYVDLNEEDCEVKCSCELFQMKGILCRHVLAIFKCNEIKYLPDRYILDRWRKDIKQRYTLIQRIYDIGNQREFTNRYSSLLNIYYRMITHTADSKEHTEDASTKLYAMIDLYHGIQEPLSMTQTNSNVGLTTKDTTTVGSSQQVLSPRVVHGKGRPPSLRSVSRMEQEMRKVKVRTKKSNVKGKCKEFRYL; via the exons ATGAATGTCACCAAACCATGCTCGACAGGAAAGACTGACTGTAAGGCAAtgattaatgccttaaaagttgAGGAAAAGATACAGTTGACCACAGTTCATAATACCCACAATCACAGACTGAGTCTACAGAAATCTTGCTTCTTCCGGTGTAATCGCGAAGTTAGTGAGACTGTAAAAAGGGTACTAGATACTAACGACCTAGCTGACATTCGAATGAACAAGAGTTTCAGATCTCTTGTGGTGGGTGTAGGAAGATTTGAAAACCTcccatttttagaaaaaaattgtcATAATTACATCGATAAGGCAAGACATCTACGAGTTGGAGCAGGTGGTGCTGGAGTGCTTCGAGACTATTTTTGTAGGATGCAGTACAAGAACCCCGGATTCTTTTCcttgatggatttagatgatGATGGGAGGTTAAAGAATGTCTTTTGGGCAGATCCACGTAGTAGGGCAGCTTATCAACATTTTGGTGATGTGGTAACATTTAACACCTCGTACTTAACAAACAGATACGGGATGCCCTTTGCTCCCTTTGTTGGTGTAAGCCATCATGGGCAGTCGATTCTCTTGGGAGCAGGGTTAATTTCCAGTGAGGACACAAAGACTTTTATATGGTCATTTCAGACTTGGCTGCAATGTATGGATG TCTCCGAGAAGCTTGGCTCCCATCATGCCTACAAAAGTGGCCTGAAAACTCAGCTGATGAAATGTGTGTATGACACTCAAActattgaagagtttgagaaatcGTGGGAAGAGTTAATTAGCACGTACAACTTGCAAGAGAATGTCTGGTTGCAAAGTTTGTACGTTGAGCGCACACATTGGGTACCGGTATTTCTGAAGGAGTATTTTTGGGCTGGCATGAGTACAACACAACGGAGGGAAAGCATGAATACATTTTTTGATGGATATGTTCATGCGAAGACAAACTTGAAGGAGTTTGTTGACCAGTTTGACAATGCCTTGAGAAAGAAAATCGAGAATGAAATCAG GGAAGTTCAACAGCAAGTTATGGGTGTACTCGATATGGATCCATCTCTACTTAGACGGGATGGTGTGAAGAAGACCTACCTGGTAGAAGATGAAATTTCTGTCGAGGAGTTCACGAAACATGTTACATATTATGTGGACcttaatgaggaagactgcgAAGTTAAGTGTTCATGTGAGTTATTTCAGATGAAGGGGATACTGTGTAGGCATGTCTTGGCCATATTCAAATGTAACGAGATAAAGTACTTGCCAGATAGGtacattttagatcgatggaggaaAGATATCAAACAGAGATACACGTTAATCCAGAGAATCTATGACATAGGAAATCAAAGGGAATTTACTAACAGATATTCAAGTCTGTTGAATATTTATTATCGGATGATTACTCATACAGCAGATTCAAAAGAGCATACTGAAGATGCAAGTACGAAGTTATATGCAATGATTGATTTATATCATGGCATCCAAGAACCCCTTTCAATGACCCAAACAAATTCTAATGTTGGTTTAACTACAAAGGACACAACTACAGTTGGTAGTTCGCAGCAAGTACTCAGTCCACGAGTTGTGCACGGAAAAGGCAGACCCCCATCTCTGAGGAGTGTATCCAGGATGGAGCAAGAAATGCGGAAAGTTAAAGTAAGGACGAAGAAATCAAATGTAAAGGGAAAATGTAAAGAGTTTCGatatctttaa
- the LOC121258584 gene encoding LOW QUALITY PROTEIN: protein CHROMATIN REMODELING 35-like (The sequence of the model RefSeq protein was modified relative to this genomic sequence to represent the inferred CDS: inserted 2 bases in 1 codon): MPDSRNAKDRDSTEIFGVKYSEDDTMATEISAHPRHTKQMKPHQVEGFNFLVSNLVGDSHGGCILAHAPGSGKTFMIISFMQSFLGKYPHARPLIVLPKGILATWKKEFQTWQVEDIPLYDFYTVKADNRSQQLEVLKQWVEHKSVLFLGYKQFSTIVCDNGTSNTSASCKEILLKAPSILVLDEGLTPRNEDTNVLQSLAKVQTPRKVVLSGTLYQNHVKEVFNILNLVRPKFLPLETSRAVVKRIMSRVDIPGSRRQFKAGADAAFYDLVEHTLQRDKDFRRKVGVIQDLREMTGKVLHYYKGDFLDELPGLVDFTVVLNLSSRQRHEVSKLKKLVRKFKISSVGSAVYLHPKLNSFSENHAIADHLVDELLEKIDVKDGVKAKFFLNMLSLCESAGEKLLVFCQYLLPLKFLERLVVKMKGWSPGREIFVISGESSSDHRERSMDRFNNSSDAKVFFGSIKACGEGISLVGASRIIIMDVHLNPSVTRQAIGRAFRPGXKRRVFAYRLVAADSPEEEDHGTCFKKELISKMWFEWNEYCGYRYFEVETVDGKIVMISSWKVHS; encoded by the exons ATGCCTGATTCTCGGAATGCCAAAGACAGAGACTCAACTGAGATATTTGGAGTTAAATATTCCGAAGATGATACGATGGCAACTGAAATATCTGCCCATCCAAGGCATACAAAGCAAATGAAACCTCATCAAGTGGAGGGTTTCAATTTTCTTGTTAGCAACTTGGTGGGTGATAGTCATGGGGGCTGCATCTTGGCCCATGCTCCTGGATCTGGAAAGACATTCATGATAATCAGTTTTATGCAAAGTTTCCTGGGAAAGTATCCACACGCTAGACCACTTATTGTACTCCCTAAAGGAATACTGGCTACTTGGAAAAAGGAGTTCCAGACGTGGCAAGTGGAGGACATTCCACTGTATGATTTTTACACCGTCAAGGCAGATAATCGATCTCAGCAGCTAGAGGTGTTGAAGCAGTGGGTGGAGCATAAGAGTGTCCTTTTCTTAGGGTACAAACAATTCTCAACAATTGTTTGTGACAATGGAACCAGCAATACCTCTGCTTCATGTAAAGAGATACTTCTCAAGGCTCCTTCAATTCTTGTTCTGGATGAAGGGCTCACTCCACGAAACGAGGACACAAATGTGTTACAGTCCCTTGCGAAGGTGCAAACGCCTAGAAAAGTTGTACTTTCAGGAACCCTCTACCAAAATCATGTCAAAGAGGTGTTCAATATTTTGAATCTGGTCCGACCAAAGTTTTTACCGTTGGAAACCTCTCGAGCTGTTGTCAAGCGCATTATGAGTAGAGTAGATATACCTGGTTCAAGAAGGCAGTTTAAAGCAGGTGCTGATGCAGCTTTCTATGACTTGGTTGAACACACATTACAGAGAGACAAGGATTTTAGGAGGAAAGTGGGTGTCATAC AAGATTTGCGTGAGATGACCGGCAAGGTACTTCACTATTATAAAGGGGACTTCTTAGATGAGCTTCCTGGTCTTGTTGATTTCACCGTGGTGCTGAATTTAAGTTCCAGACAGAGGCATgaagtttcaaaattaaaaaagttggtGAGGAAATTCAAGATAAGTTCCGTTGGGAGTGCCGTCTATCTTCACCCAAAATTGAATTCTTTCTCTGAGAATCATGCAATTGCTGATCATTTGGTGGATGAGTTGTTAGAGAAAATAGATGTGAAAGATGGAGTGAAGGCGAAATTCTTTCTTAATATGCTTAGCCTATGTGAGTCAGCCGGAGAGAAGCTGCTGGTTTTCTGTCAGTACCTCCTACCCTTGAAATTTCTAGAGCGATTAGTAGTGAAGATGAAGGGTTGGAGTCCTGGAAGAGAAATCTTTGTGATTTCAGGTGAATCAAGTTCTGACCATCGTGAAAGGTCCATGGACCGCTTCAACAATTCTTCTGATGCCAAAGTCTTCTTTGGCTCCATCAAGGCATGTGGGGAGGGTATATCTTTGGTTGGGGCATCCCGCATAATAATTATGGATGTACATCTTAATCCGTCAGTGACCCGGCAAGCAATAGGTCGTGCATTTCGACCAGG CAAAAGAAGAGTGTTTGCATATCGATTGGTAGCTGCTGATTCTCCCGAAGAGGAAGATCACGGCACTTGCTTCAAGAAGGAGTTAATTTCAAAGATGTGGTTTGAATGGAATGAATATTGTGGTTATCGGTATTTCGAAGTGGAGACTGTTGACGGAAAGATTGTGATGATCTCTTCTTGGAAAGTTCATTCTTAA